CACGAGGGGACTGATTTCCTCTATCGCGCTTCAGCTGATAGCGGGTCCACCTTCGGCGCCATTCAGGCGCTCAATGGCACATCACCGGTCCCAAACGGTACCTCCGCCCTCGTCGCAAGCGGATCCAATGTCTACGCGGCCTTCCCCGTAGTCATTTCTCAAACGCCCACTGGGTGGGGCAACACATATGGCATGATCCTTCGTAGTTCCACTGACAACGGGACCACGTTTGCGGGTCCCGTCAACCTGACCAGCTTCACTCCATCGGGATCTGCTCAAGCCTGGCCTGCCATCGCTGCGGAGGGGTCAGAGATCGATGTGGCGTGGGAGGATCGCATCGACCCTCATAACGGCTGTATCAACGGCTGCATCATCTCCTTCCGCCACTCCTCAGATAGCGGCGCTACCTGGGATCCTCCCCTTGACCAGGACGCCACGACCGTCTCCGGATCCTCCCAGTCGGGGGCCATGCCTACGGTCGCTCTCGGTGATGCTGCCGTGTACGTTATCTGGTTTGACAACACCCTCGGCAATAATGAGATATTCTTCCGCCGTGCGGCCACGACTCCGACCAATCCACCGGCACTGTCCATCTCGCCCAGTTCCCTCGACTTCGGTGTCATCTTAGTCGGCACCTCTAAGGACCTCACCTTTACCGTCACGAACACCGGCGGCGGCACCTTAACTGGCAGTGCCAGCGCCAGCATTCCGTTCAGCATCGTTCCTCCGGATTCCTTCAGCCTGACCGCCGGACAAAGCCAGAACATCACCGTCCGCTTTAGCCCCACCTCCGCCGGAACCTTCACCAGTAACGTCAGCGTCACCAGCAATGGCGGTTCTGCCTCGCCGCAGGTGCAGGGCGTCGGGGCCTTACCGCACATCGACTCCCTCTCTGACCCAACTGGTACCCTCACCATCACGAGCAACCCTGTCGGCAGCCTCGTCAGCATTAAAGGCTCCTACTTCGACACGAATGCCACGAATCACGTGCAACTGTGCGCAACGACGCCTACTATCACCCACTGGGAAGACACGCTCATCGTCTTCGTCGTGCCCTCATTGGCGGCGGGCACCGTCTGCCAGCTTCAGGTGGTCGCGCCCGCCGGCTCCAGCAATGCCGTTTCCCTTACGGTCGTCGCCCCCCTGAGTATTTCCGGACTTATCAGGACCAGCGCCGGACGCGGGATCGCAGGCGTTCGCGTCTCGATCGCTGGCGATAAGGTTGGCATTGCCACGACCACCAGGACGGGGGCATATTCCCAGATCGGCCTTCCAAACGGCATCTTCACCCTCACGCCAGTCCTCAGCGGTTATGATTTCACCCCCTCCACACAGCAGGTTACGCTCAAT
Above is a genomic segment from Candidatus Methylomirabilota bacterium containing:
- a CDS encoding IPT/TIG domain-containing protein — encoded protein: MADEQPQLAVNGTTVAIVWKQNTNSSPIGWTISVRTSTDGGVTFGSIVNLSAPLAQPNGALPRVAISGSNVHVAWHEGTDFLYRASADSGSTFGAIQALNGTSPVPNGTSALVASGSNVYAAFPVVISQTPTGWGNTYGMILRSSTDNGTTFAGPVNLTSFTPSGSAQAWPAIAAEGSEIDVAWEDRIDPHNGCINGCIISFRHSSDSGATWDPPLDQDATTVSGSSQSGAMPTVALGDAAVYVIWFDNTLGNNEIFFRRAATTPTNPPALSISPSSLDFGVILVGTSKDLTFTVTNTGGGTLTGSASASIPFSIVPPDSFSLTAGQSQNITVRFSPTSAGTFTSNVSVTSNGGSASPQVQGVGALPHIDSLSDPTGTLTITSNPVGSLVSIKGSYFDTNATNHVQLCATTPTITHWEDTLIVFVVPSLAAGTVCQLQVVAPAGSSNAVSLTVVAPLSISGLIRTSAGRGIAGVRVSIAGDKVGIATTTRTGAYSQIGLPNGIFTLTPVLSGYDFTPSTQQVTLNGASAANVNFTGTLEVPVISSVSPSTGSTVQTVTITGTGFAQQAPSGNAVFFGSANASITSWSPTRIIVKAPSGSGSVLVTVQTGVGTDHQQTSNAKAFNYTAPLPTNVNIVPSGDFQALIFRTFQITQRTRSQAVATISIQNNTQTWYVVYPEPPIHVTAEPPLPTQPFLMSAQQELPLGEVTFTRPNPMQIAFVADNSIDLTTCNTPTAMATSACDQTRFVLAALGWDLFYRVITGNAPLPTDTPSITGLLLALGAQNPLINLAINTYNKDLLGIIEQLQDAIYDDAVKAIITKLNLPTELPGWWDFYWRAGFASELLVETLIYPHTGTLTFTGR